The genomic region TCAACTTCTACCTGACGCTGGCGATCATGGCCCGCAACGTGTTCGGCGGGGACGCCGATGCGTACGGGTTGTTGTCGACCCTGATCGCGGTGGGGACGTTGGCCGGGGCGACCTGGGCCGCGCGGCGGAAGACTCCCCGGATGTCGGTGTTCATCGGGTCCGGGGTGGTGTTCGGGGTGCTGGAGGTCGTGTCCGGTCTCATGCCGACGATGCTGCTGACCGGGCTGATGATGATCCCGGTCGGCGTGGCGATGATGACCTTCAACACCACCGCGAACGCGACGATCCAGCTGGCCGTCGAGCCGGAGATGCGCGGGCGGGTGATGGGGATCTACATGCTGGTCTTCCTGGGCGGGAACCCGGTGGGCGGGCCGTTGATGGGGTGGCTCGGGGAGGTCAACGGGCGAGCGCCGATCATCGTCGGTGGTGTGGTGTCGGTGCTGGTGACGGTGACGGCGTGGGTGATCTTGGTGCGGCGCGGGGACATCGGGAGGCCGCGGTTGAGGCGGCGGGGGCGGAACATTGCGGCGGAGCCGGCTGAGACCGCCGACGCTGCTGTCTGAGCCTCGGTCGGGGTCTGTTGGCCGAGTTCGTCGCCTGTTCGGGTGAACGTTGTCCGGATTCTCGGCCGCCTGCGTCTGTTGAGCGTCACGAACCTCTGATCAACCGCGCCCGCAGATTTGGAAACGCGGAAAGGGTGCGCCGAAGATGTGGAGACGATCCGAACGTGGGGTCTGGCCACCAGCGCGAGTCAGCTCCGAACGTGGGGCGCGGCCACCGGCGCGAGTCAGCCCAGCAGGAGTCAGCCCGGCAAGAGTGGTCGGCACCGGCCCGGTGATCAGGGCGCGTCCGGATCCCAGCCGTGCTCGGCCAGCGCCGCGTGCACCCGGACTACCCGCTGCCGTTCGCGCGAGGCGGTGCGTGCAGCCACGGCGGTTCGGACTCCGGCACGTCAGCCCCGTCCAAGGTCCGCCACCTCAGCCCAGCAGGGTTGCCGCGGTCGGTTCGGTGATCAGGGCGGCGAACGTGTGGCGGTCGTCCCAGCGTTCGGTGACCCAGGCGAGCGCCCGTGCCAGGCCCTCGGGGGTGTCGGTGGCGTGGGGGACGTCGGCCATCCACCAGTCGACGCGGTGGCCGTCGACCAGCAGCTCCTCGTGGACCACGACCACGCCGTCGGGCAGCGGGACTTCGAGGAGCTCGCAGGCCATCCGGACCGCGGCGAGGTCGTGCCACTGCACGATTTCGCCGACGTGGTCCGGGGAGCCCTCGAACTCCTCGGAGGCGAGTGCCAGGTCCAGGAGGTCGGCGAGGTCTTCCGATCCGTCGGCCAGCAGGACGCGGGACGGGGGGACCACGCCGAGGAGCCAGGGGTGGTCGAGGACGACCACGTCGTCGGCCGGGACTACCTCGCCGGTGAGGACGCGGACGTGTGTCGGGGGGCGGAAGTCGCCGTCGGGGAGGGCGGCGTGGGCGCGGAGGACCACGGCGTCGGCGATGGCGCGGTCCGGGTCGGCGAGGCGGTCGAGGACGAGTTCGGCGTCGTCGTCGTCGAGGACGTCGAGGTGGGTGCGGACGCCCGCGGCGCGCAGGACGTGGTCCGGGAGTTCGAGGTCCGGGGCCGGGTCGAAGAGGCCCTCGAGGAGGGTGGCGGCCGGGAGGCGGTACTCGCGCGGGGGGTTGCCCGCCAGGGAGGCGTGGCGGGCGATCCACCAGGCCGTGTAGCCGTCGGGTTCGGTGACGGCGCGCCAGGTGAGCGGGTCGGAGGCGAGCAGGCGCAGCGCCGCGGGCCAGTCGGCGACCAGGTCGAGGTCGCGGACGGCGAGGACGCGGGTGGGCTCGTCGGGAGTGGACGACCACCAGGCGGCTTCGTCGGCGAGGTCGTGGTCCGGGCCCGCGGGCTCGTCGTCGACGACCAGGGTGAAGCCGTCGACCACACCCAGGGCGACGAGGGCCGGGCGGGGGTAGGTGTCGGCGATCTCCTTGGAGAGCACCGGGAAGGCGTCGGACTCCAGGACGCCGACCAGTGGGGAGTCGGGCAGCAGGAGCTCGTCGGCGCGGTGCCATTCGCCGGTGGCGTCGGGCAGGGCGAGGGCGCCGAGCCAGGGTTGTTCGCCGGCGCGCAGGGCGGCGCGGTCGACGAGGCGCAGGACGGTGTCGACGAGGTCGTCGGGGGCGAGGCCGGCTTCGGCGTCTTCCAGGGAGCGGGCCACGTTCTCGCGCAGCGACGGGTCGGCGAGCAGCTCGGCGGCGCCTGCTTCGACCGCGCCCAGGCGGACGAGCAGCGGGTGCACGGCGTCCGGGTGCACGACGCGCAGGCCGGGCAGGGGCTCGTGCGATCAGGGTGGTGCGGGGGCCGGTGACCGTCGCCGTCGGCGAGCGGGACGGGCAGGGACTGCAGGGCCTCGCGGACGTCCGGGTCGACCTCGGCCAGCGGTGCGAAGGCGGCGTAGACCTCGCGCCACCAGGCCGGGTCGCCGTCGACGCCGGCCAGTGCGGCGACCACCTCGGCGACCGGGACGCGCGGGACTTCCAGTGCTGCCAGGGCTTTGGCGTGCACGGGGGCGGAGAGCTCGGCGTCCAGCAGGCCCGGCAGGGCGTCCTCGACGAGCTCGACGAGCTCCTCGGAGCCCACGTCGAGCACGCGGGCGCGGGCGGGGGCGATCCACTCGCCGGACGCCAGCGGCAGCCACTCGGCCGCGCGCAACGCCTTCAGCCGCGGCGCGCAGGCGGTCGTCCACTTCGGACAGCGGGAAGCCGGGCAGCGGCACCAGGCGGTGCGTTCCACGCGGGGACGCGCGCCAGGGCCGGGTACAGGGCCGCGGCCGACTCCAGCACCGACCACGCGGCGGCACCGGGCAGCACGCGGCGGCGCGAGGGCTCGACGGGCACGGTGGCGATCAGTCGTGCGGGCAACGACACCCGCTCGTCGGTCGGCGTCGGCGCGTGCAGCACGTCCTCACCGAGCGGCTCGTCGAGCGGGTACGCCCAGGTAGCGGTCCACTGTGGACGGTGTTCGACGCCCTGCACGAGAGACGCGGGCAGCTCACCGGAGACCTGCTCGACCAGCCAGCGCGACGACCCGACGGTCACCACGCCCTCGGCGGTGACGAAGCGCTCCCACGACTGGGAACCGATCTCGACGCGGCGCAGACCCGGCAGCGCCAGCAGCAGGTCCGGCACCTCGGCGGCCAGGTCGTCGAGCGACAGGTCGACGGTCAGCGGCAGCCGGACCTCGGTCGTGAAACCGTCCGGCACCGGCTCGGAGCACGGCCACACCAGCCGCAGCACCGGCACGTCACCGCCGCGTTCGGCGGCCAGCTCCGGCACCTCCAGGCGGGTCCGGGCGGCGGAGAACTCGACGCCACCGGACACCGAGACCACGCGCGGCGCGTCGGTCACGGCCAGCACGGCCGCGAACCCGACGCCGAACTGCCCGACGCCCGACTCCTTGGCCGACGCCCGCAGCGACGCCAGCGCGGCCACACCCGCGGCGGTCAGCGGCGCGCCGGTGTTCGCGGCCCGCAGCTCACCGTCCACCAGGGTGATCCGCAACACACCAGGCTCAGGACCGGCGGCGTCGGCGGCGTTCTGGGCCAGCTCGACGAGCAGGCGGTCGCGGTAGCCACCGATGCGGAGGTCCTCCTCCGCGTTCGCGTCCTCGCGGAACCGGGTGGGCGAACCACGCCACGCGGCGAGGACCGAGGTGCGCAGGGCCTCGGTGCCGAACGGGTCGGTCACTCGGAGACGTCCAGCTGCGCGTCGTCGTAGACGAGGTCGGCGACCGGCACCATCGGGCTGATGTCGACCTCGATCTGGGAGTGCGCGCCGCAGCCGTAGCCGACGTGCACGACGTGGCCGTCGGCCGGCGCGATCTCGTTCGCGCACACGCCGAACGCGGCGCCGAACGCACCGGCCACGCGGGTGTAGAAACCGCAGGTGCCGCAGTGCGCGGGGGCGGAGCGGGCCATGTCCGACTTCGGGCCGAACTCCGAGGACACCCAGCGTTCGGCGGCGTCGAGACGGCCCTCGCGGGACAGCACGCGCTCGCGACCGAGACCGATCTCCAGCGCCACCTCCTCGACGGCCGGGTCGTCGGACTGGACGTGGCCGGAGACCAGGCGCGGGTCGTCCTCGCGGGCCGGGAACAGGTCGCCGACGCCGAGGTCACCGGCGCGGACCCGGTCGCTCCACGGCACCCACTCGGGTGCGACCAGGGCCTCCTGGCCCGGCAGCAGCACGACCTCGCTGACCGACACCGGCGTGCCCTCGCCCGCGCAGGCGACGGTCACGGCCCAGTTCCAGCCGCGGTAGCCCGCGTGCTCGGCTTCGAAGAGGTGCGTCACCGAGAACTCGTCCTCGGCGGACACCCCCACATGAGCACCGACGCGTTCCAACCCGGCTTCCTCCTGCGCGGCGGCGCGGGCGAGGTCAACGGCGTCGGCGAGCAGTTGCGTGGCGTTCACGAACTGAATTGTGCCGCAGGACTTCGCGGGGACGAAAACTCGTGCCACCCTCCGTGGGGTGCGCTCACCCGTCTGGCTGGTCCTCGTCGCGGTTCTCGCCGCCTGTTCGACCCCGCAGGAAACAAAACCGCAGGTAGAAGTGCTCCAGAAAATTCCGCACGACACAACCGCGTTCACCCAGGGGTTGGAACTCGTCGACGGCGTCCTCTACGAGGGCACCGGTCTGGAGGGCGAGTCGACGATGCGCGCGCTCGACCCGGCGACCGGCGAGGTGCGCCAGAAGGTCGACCTGCCGCAGGAGCTCTTCGGCGAGGGCATCACGGTCGTCGACGACACCATCTGGCAGATCACGTGGCGCAACGGCGTGGCGATCGAGCGGGACCGCAAGACGTTCGACGAGGTGCGCCGGGTGTCCTACGACGGCGAGGGCTGGGGCCTCTGCCGCGACCAGTCCCGGCTCGTCATGAGCGACGGCAGCGCGAAGCTCACCTTCCGCGACCCGAAGTCGTTCGCCGAGACCGGAAGTGTGCAGGTCACGCGGGACGGCACGCCGCTGACGCAGCTCAACGAGCTGGAGTGCGTGGGCGGCGAGGTGTGGGCGAACGTGTGGAAGACCGACGAGATCGTGCGCATCGACCCGGCCGACGGGAAGGTCACGAACACCTACGACCTGTCCTCTTTGAAGCCGCAAGGTGACGTCGACGTCCTGAACGGCATCGCGCACGTTCCCGGTACCGACGAGTTCCTGGTCACAGGCAAGAACTGGCCCACCATCTTCCGGGTGCGCTTCCACTGAATGGGGCAGGATTGAGGGTGTGACGGGCGACCGCGGGTGGAGTGACGAGCCGACTCCGAAGCGCTACCCGTGGCAGGACGACGAGTACCAGCCGCGGCAGCGCCGTGGCACGCCGTCCGAGCACGGTTTCCAGCCGCCTCCGCGCACCCAGAACACCCGGCCACTGCCGGACGAGGACCAGCAGACCACCCCGAGGCCGAAGCCGCCGAAGAAGCTCACCGTCACCCGCGTCGCGTGGTTCCGGTCCAAGCAGCTCTCGCAGCAGGCGGTCGCGGCGTTCCGGCGGGCGGCGCACGCGGACGGCGCGAAGAAGTCCGGCATGTCGTCGGTCACCTACGCGGTGATGATGAACTACGCGGCCGACGCGGCGATGGCCGTGGCGCTGGCGAACACGTTGTTCTTCTCGGCTGCCAGTGCCGAGTCCAAGACCAAGGTCGCGCTGTACCTGCTGATCACGGTCGCGCCGTTCGCGTTGATCGCGCCGGTGATCGGCCCGCTGCTGGACAAGATCCAACGCGGGCGGCGGCTCGCCCTGGCCGCGTCTTGCGTGCTGCGGATCGGGTTGTCGGTCGTGATGGCGCTGAACTTCGACAACTGGCTGCTGTACCCGGCGGCGCTGGGCAGCATGGTGCTGTCGAAGTCGTTCACGGTGCTCAAGTCGGCGATCACGCCGCGGGTGCTGCCGCCGGAGATCACGCTGTCGAAGACCAACGCGCGCATGACCGTCTTCGGGCTGGCGGCGGGTGCGGTGTTCGGTGCGTTCGCGGCGGGTTTCGCGAACCTCTTCGGCTCGCCGGGCGCGCTGTGGTTCACGGCGGTGCTGTGCCTGGTGAACGCGGTGCTGTGCATGCGGATCCCGGCGTGGGTCGAGGTGACCGAGGGCGAGGTGCCCGCGGCGCTGCGGTCGCGCAAGCCCGGCAAGCGGCCGATGTCGCGGCACATCGTGGTGTCGTTGTGGGGCAACGGGACCATTCGCGTGCTGACCGGGTTCCTGACGCTGTTCGCGGCTTTCGTGGTGCGCGAGCAGACCGAGGGCGACGCGGTCCGGCAGCTGCTGCTCCTGGGTGTGATCGCGGGTGCGGCCGGCATCGGCAGCTTCCTCGGCAACGCGATCGGCGCGCGCCAGCAGTTCGGCAAGCCCGACGAGGTGGTGCTCGGCTGCGTCGGCACGGCGCTGGCGGCCACGATCGTCGCCGCCGCCCTGCCCGGCCTGGTGACCGCCGCGATCGTGGGGCTGCTCGGTGCCACGGCGTCGGCGCTCGCGAAGGTGAGCCTGGACGCGGTGATCCAGGACGACCTGCCGGAGGAGTCGCGCGCGTCGGCGTTCGGCCGCTCCGAGACGATCCTGCAGCTCACGTGGGTCTTCGGCGGCGCGCTGGGCGTGCTGCTGCCGCCGACGTTCTGGGTCGGGTTCCTGGTGGTCGCGGTGCTGCTGGCGCTCGGTCTCACGCAGACCTGGATGTCCCGCAACGGAACCTCGTTGCACCGGCTCGTCCGCAGGGCGGCCCCGGCCACCCCGTAGGCTGCCTGACGTGCGTCGACTTGCTTCCGTCCTGGCCGTTTCCGTTCTCGTGCTGACGGGGTGCTCGCTCCCCCGCCACTACCCGGAGGTCACGTTCCACGCGAACGGCAAGACCATCCGGGTCGAGCCGGCGGTCTACTGCGACCTCGGCGGCGACAACTGCGCGGAGCGGGCCCAGCCCGCGAAGCTGAAGGTCCCCGCGGGCAAGGTCGTGCAGATCTCGGTCGACGGCCAGCTCGCCGACGGGCTGTGGGAGGCCGTGTTCCTGTACCGCGACGCGGCGGGCAAGGAGCAGACCACCGGCACCGGCCTGCTGGGCAAGGGCGAGAACTTCACCTACACGCTGTCGCTGCCGGACAAGGCCGACCAGCTGCTGGGCATCGAGGTCCACGAGGCGGCCGCGGCGGTGCTGGAGACCGGGCAGCCGCTGCTGCGCGGGTACTGGGCGGTCGAGGTCACCTCTTAACGGCGGCCGAACGCCTCCCACCACTCGGTGGGGGCGATGCGGAGAGCGCTGTCCATGAGCGCCTTGCCGGTGTCGGTGACGACGGACGCCTGCATGGTCTGGATGAAGCGCTCCATCTTGCTGACGCCGGCGGCCTGGTACTCGCGGGCCTGCAGGAGCAGTTCGAGCTTGTCGGCGTCACGGGAGCAACGCGCTTCGGGCGTGTGGTCGATGTCCTTGGCGGCTTCGTGCTCGGCTACCAACGCCTCGATGTGCGCGGCGAGCGGGGCGGGCAGGTGCTGGACCTGGTCGCGGGCCACCTGCTCCGGCGGGACCTTCACGTCGAGGTAGAGCTTGCCCACGTAGGGGATGTCGCCGATGCGCGCCTCGGGCACGTCGTGGAACAGGCCCAGCGTCGCCGCCCGGTCCGGGTTCGCGCCCTCCTGCACGGCGAGCGCGTACGCCAGCACGCCCACCCGGAACGAATGGGCTGCCACCGACTCGGGGTGCTGGACCCCGGCGAAGAGCCATCCCGCTCTGGGCAGGCGTTTGAGCTGGCCGACCTCGTAGACGAACTCGACGATCCGATCCGCGTCAGACATGACGCCGATCCTTTTACGGATCGAGGTCCCGCGCCACCGCCCGCACGACCTCGGCGACGAGCTTCATGTTCTTCTTGTCCGACGGGTAGCGGCCGCGGCGCAGGTCGGGCTGCACCTTGTTCTCCAGCAGCTTGATCATGTCCTCGATCAGGCCGTGCAGCTCCTCGGCGGGGCGGCGGCGGGCCTCGGCGACGGACGGCGCGGGGTCGACCAGGCGCACGGACAGCGCCTGGGGCCCTCGGCGGCCCTCTGCCATGCCGAACTCGATGCGCTGGCCGGCTTTCAGGCCTTCGACGCCGGGTGGCAGTGCGGACTTGCGGACGTAGACGTCCTCGCCACCGTCCTGGGTGACGAATCCGAAGCCCTTCTCCGTGTCGTACCACTTGACCTTGCCGGTCGGCACCGCGCTCACCATTCCCTTGCTCTTGCACAACGAACGCGCCCAGGGCGTACCCAGGACGCGTCCCACCAGAGTAGCCAGAAGACCAGGAGGAAGGCACCTCCGTTAGCGCGACTACGCTGCCGGTATGACCGCTCCGAAGTTGATGCCGCTGGCCATCGGCCTGTTCGCCGTCGGCGTACTGGCGATCATCGCGG from Lentzea guizhouensis harbors:
- a CDS encoding sacsin N-terminal ATP-binding-like domain-containing protein; this encodes MTDPFGTEALRTSVLAAWRGSPTRFREDANAEEDLRIGGYRDRLLVELAQNAADAAGPEPGVLRITLVDGELRAANTGAPLTAAGVAALASLRASAKESGVGQFGVGFAAVLAVTDAPRVVSVSGGVEFSAARTRLEVPELAAERGGDVPVLRLVWPCSEPVPDGFTTEVRLPLTVDLSLDDLAAEVPDLLLALPGLRRVEIGSQSWERFVTAEGVVTVGSSRWLVEQVSGELPASLVQGVEHRPQWTATWAYPLDEPLGEDVLHAPTPTDERVSLPARLIATVPVEPSRRRVLPGAAAWSVLESAAALYPALARVPAWNAPPGAAARLPAVRSGRPPARRG
- a CDS encoding DUF3027 domain-containing protein, with amino-acid sequence MNATQLLADAVDLARAAAQEEAGLERVGAHVGVSAEDEFSVTHLFEAEHAGYRGWNWAVTVACAGEGTPVSVSEVVLLPGQEALVAPEWVPWSDRVRAGDLGVGDLFPAREDDPRLVSGHVQSDDPAVEEVALEIGLGRERVLSREGRLDAAERWVSSEFGPKSDMARSAPAHCGTCGFYTRVAGAFGAAFGVCANEIAPADGHVVHVGYGCGAHSQIEVDISPMVPVADLVYDDAQLDVSE
- a CDS encoding glutaminyl-peptide cyclotransferase, with the translated sequence MRSPVWLVLVAVLAACSTPQETKPQVEVLQKIPHDTTAFTQGLELVDGVLYEGTGLEGESTMRALDPATGEVRQKVDLPQELFGEGITVVDDTIWQITWRNGVAIERDRKTFDEVRRVSYDGEGWGLCRDQSRLVMSDGSAKLTFRDPKSFAETGSVQVTRDGTPLTQLNELECVGGEVWANVWKTDEIVRIDPADGKVTNTYDLSSLKPQGDVDVLNGIAHVPGTDEFLVTGKNWPTIFRVRFH
- a CDS encoding MFS transporter yields the protein MTGDRGWSDEPTPKRYPWQDDEYQPRQRRGTPSEHGFQPPPRTQNTRPLPDEDQQTTPRPKPPKKLTVTRVAWFRSKQLSQQAVAAFRRAAHADGAKKSGMSSVTYAVMMNYAADAAMAVALANTLFFSAASAESKTKVALYLLITVAPFALIAPVIGPLLDKIQRGRRLALAASCVLRIGLSVVMALNFDNWLLYPAALGSMVLSKSFTVLKSAITPRVLPPEITLSKTNARMTVFGLAAGAVFGAFAAGFANLFGSPGALWFTAVLCLVNAVLCMRIPAWVEVTEGEVPAALRSRKPGKRPMSRHIVVSLWGNGTIRVLTGFLTLFAAFVVREQTEGDAVRQLLLLGVIAGAAGIGSFLGNAIGARQQFGKPDEVVLGCVGTALAATIVAAALPGLVTAAIVGLLGATASALAKVSLDAVIQDDLPEESRASAFGRSETILQLTWVFGGALGVLLPPTFWVGFLVVAVLLALGLTQTWMSRNGTSLHRLVRRAAPATP
- a CDS encoding DUF2771 family protein, which produces MRRLASVLAVSVLVLTGCSLPRHYPEVTFHANGKTIRVEPAVYCDLGGDNCAERAQPAKLKVPAGKVVQISVDGQLADGLWEAVFLYRDAAGKEQTTGTGLLGKGENFTYTLSLPDKADQLLGIEVHEAAAAVLETGQPLLRGYWAVEVTS
- a CDS encoding HD domain-containing protein; this translates as MSDADRIVEFVYEVGQLKRLPRAGWLFAGVQHPESVAAHSFRVGVLAYALAVQEGANPDRAATLGLFHDVPEARIGDIPYVGKLYLDVKVPPEQVARDQVQHLPAPLAAHIEALVAEHEAAKDIDHTPEARCSRDADKLELLLQAREYQAAGVSKMERFIQTMQASVVTDTGKALMDSALRIAPTEWWEAFGRR
- a CDS encoding cold-shock protein, translated to MPTGKVKWYDTEKGFGFVTQDGGEDVYVRKSALPPGVEGLKAGQRIEFGMAEGRRGPQALSVRLVDPAPSVAEARRRPAEELHGLIEDMIKLLENKVQPDLRRGRYPSDKKNMKLVAEVVRAVARDLDP